In Bacteroidota bacterium, one DNA window encodes the following:
- a CDS encoding metal-dependent transcriptional regulator: MQTQAIEDYAKAIYDLTRGADAVGTSALAERLNVAPASVTGMLKKLAAMNLVVYERYHGAALTEAGRKLAVEVIRHHRLVEAYLHQALGVPWDRVHAEAEQWEHVLSEDLEARIDEALGHPTHDPHGAPIPTPDLRLVEPDWPALVTLDAGASGIVAEVSDHDAELLRYVGSLGLYPETPFEVVAVAPFDGPISVRLTASDAASDVHPVGFAAAQHIYVKPAA, translated from the coding sequence ATGCAGACGCAAGCCATCGAGGACTACGCCAAGGCTATCTACGACCTCACCCGCGGCGCAGACGCCGTGGGCACCTCGGCCCTTGCCGAGCGGCTGAACGTTGCACCCGCGTCCGTGACGGGCATGCTCAAGAAGCTCGCGGCGATGAACCTCGTCGTCTACGAGCGCTACCACGGCGCGGCGCTCACCGAGGCCGGACGCAAGCTCGCCGTCGAGGTGATCCGCCACCACCGGCTCGTGGAGGCCTACCTCCACCAGGCGCTCGGCGTCCCGTGGGACCGCGTCCATGCCGAGGCTGAGCAATGGGAGCACGTCCTTTCCGAGGATCTCGAAGCCCGCATCGACGAGGCGCTCGGCCACCCGACGCACGACCCACACGGCGCGCCGATCCCAACGCCCGACCTCCGCCTCGTGGAGCCCGACTGGCCTGCCCTCGTCACGCTCGATGCTGGAGCCAGCGGCATCGTCGCCGAGGTGAGCGACCATGACGCGGAGCTACTGCGCTACGTTGGCAGCCTCGGCCTCTACCCCGAGACGCCCTTCGAGGTCGTCGCCGTGGCCCCATTCGATGGCCCGATCTCGGTGCGCCTCACTGCATCGGACGCGGCCTCCGACGTGCACCCGGTTGGCTTCGCCGCGGCTCAGCACATCTATGTAAAACCGGCGGCGTAG
- a CDS encoding S41 family peptidase, protein MSRFSLVALLALLAATVHAQPITIALDLADRDLDGMTVGVRGDTAPLSWEASVSLTDPDGDGVYTVDLAFSDGTGRVAYKAVLEPEAGEVEWEPGSNRLLLPSVMTMDRRGFGEPQTDLPELTVTPAELAEDLALLREAMEALHPGLRLHNTDADLAVAADHLAASARDLAATHGDAIPVTVAYLPIARAVSAIRDGHTQLSMYNQTSYTEAILYDRADRVPFTFRLVADDLGTRMLVTGDATTDRVLPAGTEILTLDGRPVTEVIDALMPYASADGSNDAKRIDLLQVQDLLAPAERFDVVYSQHFAPEGDLALTVRTPGSSGTSTEQALTTPRMTADARRDVLWDRDPDLPRSRDDLLQYSFLDDGTAYLRIGSFSTFNMDLDYEAWLTGAFQAFRERGAERLVVDLRGNGGGMDNAAALLLAHLLTEPVEVTQWQGHTAYQTIPEALRPHVRSWSNDFYDLGDSVTPNGDGTFALAPRSPVTVSPAPDAFDGKVAVLIDAGPSSATFYLADTIQQAGAAPLVGQTTGGSLKGLNGGQMVFLTLPHTGFAVDVPLYGSRPVTPGPDRGVAPDVLVEPNVDAIVARRDPELEAALALLSE, encoded by the coding sequence ATGTCTCGATTCTCGCTCGTCGCTCTTCTCGCGCTGCTCGCCGCGACGGTGCACGCCCAGCCCATCACCATCGCGCTCGACCTCGCGGACCGCGATCTCGACGGGATGACCGTTGGGGTGCGCGGCGACACGGCCCCGCTGTCGTGGGAGGCGTCGGTTTCGCTCACCGACCCCGATGGCGACGGCGTCTACACGGTCGACCTCGCCTTCTCCGACGGTACCGGGCGCGTGGCCTACAAGGCCGTCCTCGAACCCGAGGCGGGCGAAGTCGAGTGGGAGCCGGGGAGCAACCGCCTGCTCCTCCCCAGTGTGATGACGATGGACCGCCGCGGCTTCGGTGAGCCGCAGACCGACCTACCCGAACTCACCGTCACGCCCGCCGAACTCGCCGAGGACCTGGCGCTGCTCCGCGAGGCGATGGAGGCGCTGCATCCAGGCCTGCGGCTCCACAACACGGACGCTGACCTCGCCGTGGCAGCCGATCACCTCGCGGCTTCCGCCCGCGACCTCGCTGCGACGCACGGCGACGCGATTCCCGTGACGGTGGCCTACCTCCCCATCGCCCGGGCCGTGTCCGCGATCCGCGACGGTCATACGCAACTGAGCATGTACAATCAGACCAGCTACACCGAGGCGATCCTCTACGACCGCGCCGACCGCGTGCCGTTCACCTTCCGTCTCGTTGCCGACGATTTAGGTACGCGCATGCTCGTCACGGGCGACGCTACCACCGACCGTGTGCTGCCTGCTGGGACCGAGATTCTGACGCTCGACGGTCGCCCTGTCACGGAGGTCATCGACGCGCTGATGCCCTACGCCTCCGCGGACGGCAGCAACGATGCCAAGCGGATCGATCTCCTTCAGGTGCAGGACCTCCTCGCGCCCGCCGAGCGCTTCGATGTCGTCTACAGCCAGCACTTCGCGCCCGAGGGCGATCTCGCGCTCACCGTCCGCACGCCCGGCTCCTCTGGGACAAGCACCGAGCAGGCGCTCACCACCCCGCGCATGACCGCCGACGCGCGCCGCGACGTGCTCTGGGACCGCGACCCCGACCTGCCCCGCTCACGCGACGACCTGCTCCAGTACTCGTTCCTAGACGACGGGACCGCCTACCTCCGCATCGGCTCGTTCTCGACGTTCAACATGGACCTCGACTACGAAGCGTGGCTCACCGGTGCGTTCCAGGCGTTCCGCGAACGCGGGGCCGAGCGGCTCGTCGTGGACCTGCGCGGTAACGGGGGCGGTATGGACAACGCGGCGGCGCTGCTGCTCGCGCACCTACTGACCGAGCCCGTCGAGGTGACGCAGTGGCAGGGGCACACGGCCTACCAGACCATCCCCGAGGCCCTGCGCCCGCACGTCCGCTCATGGTCAAACGACTTCTACGACCTCGGCGATAGCGTCACGCCCAACGGCGACGGCACCTTTGCCCTCGCTCCGCGCTCGCCGGTGACCGTGTCCCCTGCTCCCGATGCCTTCGACGGGAAGGTCGCCGTGCTCATCGACGCGGGGCCGTCGTCGGCGACGTTCTATCTCGCCGACACGATCCAGCAGGCTGGCGCCGCGCCGCTCGTCGGGCAGACGACGGGCGGGAGCTTGAAGGGCCTCAACGGCGGCCAGATGGTCTTCCTCACCCTGCCGCATACCGGCTTTGCCGTGGACGTGCCGCTCTACGGCAGCCGCCCCGTCACGCCCGGCCCCGACCGCGGTGTCGCGCCCGACGTGCTCGTGGAGCCCAATGTCGATGCCATCGTCGCCAGGCGCGATCCTGAGTTGGAGGCGGCGCTGGCGTTGCTGTCGGAATAG
- a CDS encoding thioredoxin family protein: protein MFFTAFLLALLVHASPGPASVAEDVTWASLPDAFAKAAATEQHVLIYVHAAWCGPCRQMEAAVFPEVAPLLARFAHAELDYADHESRLTLGDHTRSPFAWAQHFGAAGTPTFVLLEPDGTPITRVQGAQTTGAFALLLAYVATDAYQHTDFASYAEQTQATPPGG, encoded by the coding sequence ATGTTTTTCACGGCCTTCCTACTCGCGCTTCTCGTGCACGCCTCGCCCGGTCCGGCGAGCGTCGCGGAGGACGTGACGTGGGCGTCGCTGCCGGACGCCTTCGCCAAGGCTGCCGCGACGGAGCAACACGTGCTCATCTACGTCCACGCGGCGTGGTGCGGGCCATGCCGCCAGATGGAAGCCGCCGTCTTCCCGGAGGTCGCGCCGCTCCTAGCCCGTTTCGCCCACGCCGAACTCGACTACGCCGACCACGAGTCGCGCCTCACGCTCGGCGACCACACGCGCTCGCCCTTCGCCTGGGCGCAGCACTTCGGCGCGGCGGGCACGCCCACCTTCGTCCTCCTCGAACCAGACGGCACACCCATCACGCGTGTCCAAGGGGCACAGACCACCGGCGCCTTCGCGCTGCTGCTTGCCTACGTCGCCACCGACGCCTACCAACACACCGACTTCGCCTCCTACGCCGAGCAAACGCAGGCTACGCCGCCAGGAGGGTGA
- a CDS encoding TonB-dependent receptor: MPRSLLLLLLTLLAPAAVAQGLIEGRVTDADGEAVPFASIGVRGTALGAAADLDGRFEIDGVPAGTVDLTASAVGFAAQTQAVTVTSGGRATVAFELTATVSQTETVVVTGTMQETFVRDSPVKVDVVSPRYLEKIPTANIMEVLENVNGLYQQVDCAVCRTNNLRINGMDGPYTAVLIDGMPIMSSLATVYGLNGISPSLIQQVEVIKGPMSTLYGSEAMGGVINIITKTPQTAPRLAVNTFGTTHSEFAADVGVVPTRGRFATLVSATAFYNNTFHDDNNDAFADTPLNTRFSLFGKAALATRDGFKQADLSVRYYYEDRLGGTEAFIENFSEALRGSDQIYGETIRTHRIEAVGSVHLAPRRGVKLDLAFNHHDQDSFYGDADYQARQTTAFAQLIAPVRFGSQHSTLFGAALRAQRYDDNTGATGVFDDNGTEIDNAPDDRLIPGVFAQHEYVASDVVRLLGGLRLDYQEDYGVVPSPRASLKLTPGRNTTLRLNAGTGFRIVNLFTEDHAAYTGSRATVLLDDLAPERSVNGTVSLQHIVPFGANPLTIDVEGFYTYFTNKIEPNYDTPGRIVYANLDGSATTRGVSLTLSQSLTAIPLTYTVGATFMDVFVDEDGETRPLEFAPDFQGVVNATYMLPRGFAVDYTMNLTGPMALPEYEAPFERPTTSPTFALHNVQVTKDFDLPDGTLAQVYLAGENLFNYQQPAPLIDPANPFGPNFDTAYVYGPMHGGCVGLGVRLTLP, from the coding sequence ATGCCCCGCTCCCTGCTCCTGCTCCTCCTCACCCTGCTCGCGCCGGCGGCCGTCGCCCAGGGCCTCATCGAGGGCCGCGTGACCGACGCCGACGGCGAGGCCGTGCCGTTCGCCTCCATCGGTGTGCGCGGGACCGCGCTCGGGGCGGCAGCCGACCTCGACGGGCGCTTCGAGATCGACGGCGTGCCTGCGGGGACGGTCGACCTCACGGCCTCGGCGGTAGGCTTCGCAGCGCAAACGCAGGCGGTCACCGTGACCAGCGGCGGGCGTGCAACCGTGGCCTTCGAACTCACCGCAACGGTCAGCCAGACCGAGACGGTCGTTGTGACCGGCACGATGCAAGAGACGTTCGTGCGCGACTCGCCCGTGAAGGTCGACGTGGTGTCGCCGCGCTACTTGGAGAAGATCCCGACCGCCAACATCATGGAGGTGCTCGAAAACGTCAACGGGCTCTACCAGCAGGTCGACTGCGCGGTGTGCAGGACCAACAACCTCCGTATCAACGGCATGGATGGCCCCTACACGGCGGTGCTCATCGACGGTATGCCGATCATGAGCAGCCTCGCGACGGTCTACGGGCTCAACGGCATCAGCCCGAGCCTCATCCAGCAGGTCGAGGTCATCAAGGGGCCGATGTCGACGCTCTATGGCTCCGAGGCGATGGGCGGCGTGATCAACATCATCACGAAAACCCCGCAGACGGCCCCGCGCCTCGCCGTGAACACGTTCGGAACGACCCACAGCGAGTTCGCGGCCGACGTGGGTGTGGTGCCCACGCGCGGGCGGTTCGCCACATTGGTTTCGGCGACGGCGTTCTACAACAACACCTTCCATGATGACAACAACGACGCCTTTGCCGATACACCGCTCAACACGCGGTTCTCGCTTTTCGGCAAGGCCGCGCTCGCCACGCGCGACGGCTTCAAGCAGGCCGACCTTTCGGTGCGCTACTACTACGAGGACCGCCTCGGCGGCACGGAGGCCTTCATCGAGAACTTCTCCGAAGCGTTGCGCGGCTCGGACCAGATCTACGGCGAGACGATCCGCACGCACCGCATCGAGGCCGTCGGCAGCGTCCACCTCGCGCCGCGCCGGGGCGTGAAGCTCGACCTCGCGTTCAACCACCACGACCAGGACAGCTTCTACGGCGACGCCGACTACCAGGCGCGCCAGACGACCGCGTTCGCCCAGCTCATCGCGCCGGTCCGCTTCGGGTCGCAGCACTCGACGCTCTTCGGGGCCGCGCTCCGTGCTCAGCGCTATGACGACAACACCGGGGCAACCGGCGTCTTCGACGACAACGGCACCGAGATCGACAACGCGCCGGACGACCGGCTTATCCCCGGCGTCTTCGCGCAACACGAATACGTCGCCTCCGACGTGGTGCGCCTCCTCGGCGGGCTCCGGCTGGATTATCAGGAGGACTATGGCGTCGTTCCGTCGCCGCGCGCGAGCCTCAAGCTGACGCCGGGACGCAACACGACGCTGCGCCTCAACGCCGGGACCGGCTTTCGCATCGTCAACCTCTTCACCGAGGACCACGCCGCCTACACCGGATCCCGCGCGACCGTCCTCCTCGACGACCTCGCGCCTGAGCGCTCCGTCAACGGCACCGTCAGCCTCCAGCACATCGTCCCGTTCGGTGCGAACCCGCTCACCATCGACGTGGAGGGCTTCTACACCTACTTCACCAACAAGATCGAGCCGAACTACGACACGCCCGGGCGGATCGTCTACGCCAACCTCGACGGCTCCGCGACCACACGGGGCGTCTCGCTAACGCTCTCGCAGAGCCTCACCGCGATCCCGCTCACCTACACCGTCGGGGCGACGTTCATGGACGTGTTCGTCGATGAAGACGGCGAGACGCGCCCGCTGGAGTTCGCGCCCGACTTCCAGGGCGTCGTGAACGCGACCTACATGCTGCCGCGCGGCTTCGCGGTGGACTACACGATGAACCTCACCGGCCCGATGGCTCTGCCGGAGTACGAGGCCCCGTTCGAGCGCCCGACCACCTCGCCGACGTTCGCGCTGCACAACGTGCAGGTGACGAAGGATTTCGACCTCCCGGACGGGACACTCGCGCAGGTCTACCTCGCGGGCGAGAACCTTTTCAACTACCAGCAGCCCGCGCCGCTCATCGACCCGGCGAATCCGTTTGGGCCCAACTTCGATACGGCCTACGTCTACGGTCCCATGCATGGCGGCTGCGTCGGCCTCGGCGTGCGCCTGACGCTGCCGTAG